One window of Actinomycetota bacterium genomic DNA carries:
- a CDS encoding B12-binding domain-containing radical SAM protein, with product MKILLVQPPQFGKPGFNKIAFVEPLGLEMVAGALLPSHEVRIQDMRVDDKLERAISDFRPDAVGISCSFTIDVYRTRRIAKTCRTSGVPFIFVGGLHASLNPPDFEDPAIDCIVVGEGESGGRELIAALEGGIDLHGVPGLVLNTEGGQVFTGQRERTKDLDELPFPARELVTGKGRGRYFFNFWKPLATLETARGCPHRCNFCSVWTFFHGRCTTKSPERVADELSNLREKYVLITDDNFLLSVKRASRIAEIIKERGIAKIYSFQARSDTIVKHPEIVSQWREIGLHHVFIGFESLNEEELKAVNKKNSVQTNEEALRIVHEHDISVTSAFIVNPDYGHKEFSRLREYIARHHISVPQFTVLTPLPGTNLFKEIENNILTKNCEMYDFLHSVLPTRLEPREFYKEFASLYGSAYINSGVLKRRAVPLMKGLATRRLSIGHLRRILHSAREFADGSNYLKPLRGKSAGHPGEAG from the coding sequence GTGAAAATTCTGCTGGTACAACCGCCGCAGTTTGGAAAACCCGGCTTCAACAAGATTGCATTCGTGGAACCTCTCGGTCTCGAAATGGTCGCCGGCGCCCTGCTTCCCAGTCATGAAGTCCGCATCCAGGATATGCGCGTCGATGACAAGCTGGAACGGGCCATATCCGATTTTCGTCCGGACGCCGTCGGCATCAGCTGCAGCTTCACCATCGATGTCTACCGGACCCGCCGCATAGCCAAGACCTGCAGGACCAGCGGCGTTCCCTTCATTTTCGTGGGCGGGCTTCATGCCTCGCTCAATCCGCCCGATTTCGAGGATCCCGCCATCGACTGCATAGTCGTGGGCGAGGGCGAATCCGGCGGCCGGGAGCTGATCGCCGCCCTTGAGGGCGGCATCGACCTTCACGGCGTGCCAGGGCTGGTGCTCAATACGGAGGGCGGGCAGGTCTTCACCGGCCAGCGGGAGAGAACCAAAGATCTGGACGAACTGCCGTTCCCGGCCCGAGAGCTTGTGACCGGCAAGGGCCGCGGCCGTTACTTCTTTAATTTCTGGAAGCCGCTGGCCACGCTTGAAACTGCGCGCGGCTGCCCCCACCGCTGTAATTTCTGCAGCGTCTGGACGTTCTTCCATGGGCGCTGCACCACCAAGAGCCCCGAACGCGTCGCTGACGAGCTCAGCAACCTGAGAGAAAAATATGTGCTCATCACGGATGACAATTTCCTGCTGAGCGTCAAACGCGCCTCGAGGATCGCGGAGATCATAAAGGAGCGCGGCATTGCCAAGATTTATTCCTTCCAGGCGCGGAGTGATACGATCGTGAAACATCCCGAGATCGTCTCCCAATGGCGGGAGATCGGGCTGCACCACGTCTTTATTGGTTTCGAGAGCCTGAATGAAGAGGAGCTCAAAGCGGTCAACAAGAAGAATTCCGTACAGACGAACGAAGAGGCGCTGCGGATAGTCCACGAACACGACATCTCGGTCACGAGCGCTTTCATCGTCAATCCCGACTACGGCCACAAGGAGTTCTCGCGGTTGCGCGAATACATAGCCCGACATCATATCTCCGTCCCGCAGTTCACCGTGTTGACGCCGCTGCCGGGCACGAACCTGTTCAAGGAGATCGAGAACAATATCCTCACCAAGAATTGCGAGATGTATGACTTCCTGCATTCGGTGCTGCCAACCAGGCTCGAGCCCCGTGAGTTCTACAAGGAATTCGCCAGCCTCTACGGTTCGGCCTACATCAACTCCGGCGTGCTCAAACGCCGGGCGGTGCCGCTGATGAAGGGGCTGGCCACCAGACGCCTCAGCATCGGACACCTGCGCCGGAT
- a CDS encoding cation-translocating P-type ATPase: protein MRTQDITSDIASIQGISEQGAAERLAAEGYNELPSSTRRGILNIAFDVVREPMFILLIAAGVLYLLLGDLEEALLLLLFVFVIMGITLYQERKSEHALEALRDLSSPRARVIRDGVVKRIAGREVVREDTLVVEEGDRIPADAILSSCINLSVDESLLTGESIPVAKCAGEGETEMEIPGGDGRPFIYSGTLAVQGRGIARVISTGGSTEMGRIGKALEAVEPEETLLQKETRRLVRNLAIIGLSLCALVAVLYGATRGDWLGGLLAGITLAMATLPEEFPVVLTVFLALGAWRISRNHVLTRRTPAIETLGAATTLAVDKTGTLTLNQMSVSKLFAGGSFLDLKDGGDGDAEKSGTNESGPAQTDGVSVLPDEFHELIEYGILASQKDPFDPMEKAIRQMGEHKLARTEHLHDNWALVHSYHLSEKLLALSHVWQSREDEEYVIAAKGAPEAIADLCHFSAGQMRDMETQIGRMAEEGLRVLGVARARFRHTDLPEEQHDFEFEFMGLLGLSDPLRPMVPKAIQECYTAGVRVVMITGDYPGTARNIARQIGLHHDENIITGPELGSLDDDELARRVRDTNIFARVAPEQKLRLVQALKAGGEIVAMTGDGVNDSPALKAANIGIAMGGRGTDVAREASALVLLNDDFASIVRAVRLGRRIFDNIRKAMAYIFAVHVPIIGLSLIPVLMKWPLVLFPVHIVFLELIIDPACSVVFEAEPEEADVMNRPPRDPREPLFGWRTMSLSVLQGLSVLVIVVAFFAIFYYRGYPEDQVRTMTYTALIIANMGLILTNRSWSRTIFSTLRSPNRALWWLLGSVTVVLGLVLYVPFLQNLFLFSRLDVMNLLSCLAAGLLSVVWFEVLKVFRGKGS, encoded by the coding sequence ATGAGAACCCAAGACATAACTTCAGACATCGCTTCGATTCAGGGCATCTCCGAGCAGGGGGCCGCAGAGAGGCTGGCCGCGGAGGGGTACAACGAACTTCCCTCATCCACAAGGCGCGGGATTCTCAATATCGCCTTCGACGTCGTTCGCGAGCCCATGTTCATCCTGCTGATCGCCGCCGGCGTTCTGTATCTGCTGCTGGGCGACCTGGAAGAAGCCCTGCTGCTGTTGCTGTTCGTCTTCGTGATCATGGGCATCACACTATACCAGGAGCGCAAGAGCGAACATGCCCTTGAAGCGCTGAGGGACCTCTCCAGCCCCCGCGCCCGGGTCATCCGCGACGGCGTGGTCAAGCGCATCGCCGGCCGCGAGGTGGTCAGGGAAGACACCCTGGTCGTGGAAGAGGGCGACCGCATCCCGGCCGACGCCATCCTTTCCTCCTGCATCAACCTGTCGGTGGACGAGTCGCTGCTGACCGGCGAATCGATCCCGGTGGCCAAGTGCGCCGGCGAGGGCGAGACCGAGATGGAGATTCCGGGAGGCGACGGCCGTCCCTTCATCTACTCTGGTACGCTTGCGGTGCAGGGGCGCGGCATCGCCAGGGTCATATCCACGGGTGGAAGCACTGAGATGGGCCGCATCGGCAAGGCGCTGGAGGCGGTCGAGCCCGAGGAGACGCTGCTGCAGAAGGAGACGCGCCGCCTGGTTCGCAACCTGGCGATCATCGGCCTGTCACTCTGCGCGCTGGTGGCCGTGCTATATGGCGCCACTCGCGGCGACTGGCTCGGCGGCCTGCTGGCGGGGATAACGCTGGCGATGGCTACGCTTCCGGAGGAGTTTCCCGTGGTGCTCACCGTGTTCCTGGCGCTGGGAGCCTGGAGGATCTCCCGCAACCATGTTCTGACCAGGCGCACGCCCGCGATCGAGACCCTGGGCGCGGCCACGACCCTGGCGGTCGACAAGACCGGCACCCTGACGCTCAACCAGATGTCGGTCAGCAAACTCTTTGCCGGCGGTTCTTTCCTCGACCTCAAGGACGGCGGCGATGGGGATGCGGAAAAGAGTGGCACGAACGAGTCAGGTCCTGCGCAAACGGACGGCGTCTCAGTGCTTCCCGATGAATTCCACGAACTGATCGAGTACGGCATCCTCGCCAGTCAGAAAGACCCGTTCGATCCCATGGAAAAGGCGATAAGACAAATGGGCGAGCACAAGCTTGCCCGCACGGAACATCTGCATGACAACTGGGCGCTGGTTCATTCTTATCACCTTTCGGAAAAGCTGCTGGCGCTTTCGCACGTCTGGCAGTCGCGGGAGGACGAGGAATACGTCATCGCCGCCAAGGGGGCTCCGGAGGCGATAGCCGATCTGTGCCATTTCAGCGCCGGGCAGATGCGTGATATGGAGACGCAGATCGGGCGCATGGCCGAAGAAGGGCTGCGCGTCCTGGGAGTCGCCCGCGCCCGCTTCCGCCACACGGATCTGCCGGAAGAGCAACACGATTTCGAATTTGAGTTCATGGGCCTGCTGGGTCTGTCGGATCCGCTGAGGCCGATGGTGCCGAAGGCCATCCAGGAGTGTTACACGGCTGGAGTGCGCGTGGTTATGATCACCGGGGATTATCCCGGCACCGCCCGGAACATCGCCCGCCAGATCGGTCTTCATCATGACGAGAACATCATTACCGGCCCGGAGCTCGGCAGTCTCGACGACGATGAGCTGGCGCGTCGGGTACGTGACACCAACATTTTCGCGCGCGTGGCGCCCGAGCAGAAACTGCGGCTGGTGCAGGCGCTGAAAGCTGGCGGCGAGATCGTCGCCATGACCGGCGACGGCGTCAACGATTCACCGGCGCTCAAGGCGGCCAACATCGGCATCGCCATGGGCGGCAGGGGCACCGACGTCGCCCGCGAGGCGTCGGCGCTGGTTCTCCTTAATGATGACTTCGCCTCGATCGTGCGCGCCGTCAGGCTGGGCCGCCGCATCTTTGACAACATCCGCAAGGCCATGGCCTATATCTTCGCCGTGCATGTGCCCATCATCGGCCTTTCCCTGATCCCGGTGCTGATGAAGTGGCCGCTGGTGCTTTTCCCGGTGCACATCGTCTTCCTCGAGCTGATCATCGATCCGGCCTGCTCGGTGGTCTTCGAAGCCGAGCCTGAGGAAGCGGACGTGATGAATAGGCCGCCCCGGGATCCGCGGGAGCCGCTTTTCGGCTGGCGTACCATGTCACTGAGCGTGCTTCAAGGTCTCAGCGTACTCGTCATCGTGGTTGCCTTTTTTGCCATTTTCTATTACCGCGGCTACCCGGAAGACCAGGTGCGGACGATGACCTACACGGCCCTCATCATCGCCAACATGGGGCTGATTCTCACCAACCGCTCCTGGTCGCGCACGATCTTCTCCACCCTGCGTTCACCGAACCGGGCGCTCTGGTGGCTGCTGGGCAGCGTCACCGTCGTTCTCGGCCTGGTGCTGTACGTCCCATTCCTGCAAAATCTCTTCCTGTTCAGCAGGCTCGATGTCATGAATCTGTTATCTTGTCTAGCCGCCGGCTTGCTGAGCGTGGTGTGGTTCGAGGTGCTGAAGGTCTTCAGGGGGAAGGGAAGCTGA